The sequence below is a genomic window from Deltaproteobacteria bacterium.
CGATTTCCTCGAAAGATGACGCCGTAACGCTTCTCTACAGCACATACACCAGCACATAGAGAATCGGCCACAGTAAAACGACGAAATACCAGAATACCTGCACCGCGGAAAAGCGCACCCGACTTAGTTCGCTCCGCGTGAGCTGCCTCCAGCAGTAGATCAACGCAATGATCGCCGCCACCGCATGGAGCGCATGGGCACCAATAAGCAGATAGAAGAACGAACCGTACGTGCTTGAGCGCATCGTCAAGCCAAAGCTAATCAAGCGAATCCATTCGTATCCTTGGAACGTGACAAAGAGTGCTCCCAGGCCGATAGCCAAAGCCAAAAGCTTTCGCGTCTGATCGAGATCAAAGTTGACAAACGCCGCATGCGCTCTGCGTAACGCGAAGCCGCTCGCCAAGAGGATGAGCGTATTGATCGCCGTCGCCTCCACTGGAAGGCGTGGTTGATCAGGCGGGGGCCAGACAACCCCAGCCCGCGTCACAATAAACGCACTGATCAGACCGGCAAAAAACATGATTTCCGTCACCACGAACAACAGCATTCCCACGACACCGTTGGCAGGAGTAGTGGTTCGCCGATACGGCGGTGAGTTAATTCCCATCGTGGTTACATTGTGCATATTCTTCTCAACCAAGGGTCTCTCAGAGATTCTTCGCTCCGCTCAGAATGACAGAATCGCAACGTCTCAGCGTCACGTGTACGAATGGTCCTTG
It includes:
- a CDS encoding heme-copper oxidase subunit III, coding for MHNVTTMGINSPPYRRTTTPANGVVGMLLFVVTEIMFFAGLISAFIVTRAGVVWPPPDQPRLPVEATAINTLILLASGFALRRAHAAFVNFDLDQTRKLLALAIGLGALFVTFQGYEWIRLISFGLTMRSSTYGSFFYLLIGAHALHAVAAIIALIYCWRQLTRSELSRVRFSAVQVFWYFVVLLWPILYVLVYVL